Proteins encoded together in one Streptomyces sp. TLI_171 window:
- a CDS encoding FtsX-like permease family protein, with product MIGFVVRRLRGRLPLATAALLTVLITTSVLTALVAFDRGAEQAGLRRALQGPGMARTTVLVSGDRALGDRAADDAAVGAFARELFDGLPSTVESLARSRSYGLPHSAAAKGEPDLTVLAALDRGRTTLLAGAWPKAPGGAGAPVETAVPQNALAGLGLDAGTLPARLELTDRFTGKPLAVQVTGVYRATDPADPYWRADPAAGRGVQVLAYTTYGPLLVDDAAFTSGEVAQAGRSWLVRADFSAVTPGQAAELRGRVTGAVEGLQVGTSVLASTELPALLDELASDALVSRSTLLVGALQLAVLAAAAMLLVVHLLADRQAAENQLLAARGASRGRVGAFAAGEAVLLALPAAVLAPPLTPVLLRLLAGRGPLAHAGLDTSLPWIAWPVAAACAAACVLLTALPALLRSAGTAVLRRAGRRQARVSSVVRSGADVALLVLAVVAYQQLTHYAGATAGVDPILVAAPTLALCAGTVLVLRVLPFAARSGERLARRVTGLGPALAGWQFARRPGRAAGPVLLLVLAVSIGMLAIGQRASWSASQHDQASFATAGGLRISGSSLPGAGQGGTYAALPGGERLVPVARRDNPLPHGGSAAVLVLDAKRAAEHLDVRPDLFGGRSAAQVFGPLAWSPSGGLALPGVPQRIELDVASTVLASRDRDGNDDTAAPRTPLAMSLLLRDGFGVSYRVPAPPVPAGGVRRMTVDLSETAGAPNGRLAGPLALVGVALDAAGSTAGDLRGEFTVDRVAVADSATAPAVEVPAPAGLGWALALSDGRDARQPGSTTKASAGGGHLLDLAYTTTIDERSNWHFALTPEGGAAALPAVPELTAVATDSYLRAVGATVGQTLPVPFGTATVQARVTASVAALPTVDGPAVAVDLAALDRSLDALGEPSVVPAEWWLPAAGPGDDSPRRAAAQLRAAPFAQQLLERDEVTDRLRGDPLGAAPQSALAALAVAAALLAAIGFAAAAVGAAAERAGEFAVLMALGSPRRVLLRTVAAEQGVLALLGLGTGLLLGALLVHLVVPLVVLTPAARRPLPEVLVRLPLDQVSLLAVVVAAALVVPALLAGRRNRDLTARLRHVEEM from the coding sequence ATGATCGGCTTCGTCGTGCGCCGGCTGCGCGGGCGACTGCCGCTGGCGACGGCCGCCCTGCTCACGGTACTGATCACCACCTCGGTGCTGACCGCCCTGGTCGCCTTCGACCGCGGCGCGGAGCAGGCCGGGCTGCGGCGGGCGCTGCAGGGGCCGGGCATGGCGCGGACCACGGTGCTGGTGTCCGGTGACCGGGCGCTGGGCGACCGCGCCGCGGACGACGCGGCGGTCGGGGCGTTCGCCCGGGAGCTGTTCGACGGCCTGCCCTCCACCGTGGAGAGCCTGGCGCGCAGCCGCTCGTACGGGCTGCCGCACTCGGCGGCCGCGAAGGGCGAGCCCGATCTGACGGTGCTGGCGGCGCTGGACCGCGGCCGCACCACACTGCTGGCGGGGGCCTGGCCGAAGGCGCCCGGCGGCGCCGGCGCTCCGGTGGAGACGGCGGTGCCGCAGAACGCGCTGGCGGGCCTGGGCCTGGACGCGGGGACGCTGCCCGCCCGCCTGGAGTTGACGGACCGTTTCACCGGCAAGCCGCTGGCCGTGCAGGTCACGGGCGTGTACCGGGCCACCGACCCGGCGGACCCGTACTGGCGGGCGGACCCGGCGGCGGGGCGCGGCGTGCAGGTGCTGGCGTACACGACGTACGGGCCGCTGCTGGTCGACGATGCGGCGTTCACCTCGGGCGAGGTGGCGCAGGCGGGCCGCAGCTGGCTGGTGCGGGCGGACTTCTCGGCGGTGACGCCCGGGCAGGCCGCGGAGCTGCGCGGGCGGGTGACGGGCGCGGTGGAGGGCCTGCAGGTCGGCACCTCGGTGCTGGCGAGCACCGAGCTCCCGGCCCTGCTGGACGAGTTGGCCTCGGACGCACTGGTGTCGCGTTCGACCCTGCTGGTGGGTGCGCTGCAGCTGGCGGTGCTGGCGGCTGCGGCGATGCTGCTGGTGGTGCACCTGCTGGCGGACCGTCAGGCGGCGGAGAACCAGTTGCTGGCGGCGCGCGGCGCCTCGCGCGGCCGGGTGGGGGCGTTCGCGGCGGGCGAGGCGGTGCTGCTGGCGCTGCCGGCGGCGGTGCTGGCGCCGCCGCTGACGCCGGTGCTGCTGCGGCTGCTGGCGGGCCGGGGGCCGCTGGCGCACGCCGGGCTCGACACGTCGCTGCCGTGGATCGCCTGGCCGGTGGCGGCGGCGTGCGCGGCGGCCTGCGTGCTGTTGACGGCGCTGCCGGCGCTGCTGCGCTCGGCGGGCACGGCCGTGCTGCGGCGGGCGGGGCGGCGGCAGGCCCGGGTGTCCTCGGTGGTGCGCTCGGGTGCGGACGTGGCGCTGCTGGTGCTGGCGGTGGTCGCGTACCAGCAGTTGACGCACTACGCGGGGGCGACCGCCGGGGTCGATCCGATCCTGGTGGCGGCGCCGACGCTGGCGCTGTGCGCGGGCACGGTGCTGGTGCTGCGGGTGCTGCCGTTCGCGGCGCGGTCCGGCGAGCGGCTGGCGCGGCGGGTGACGGGTCTCGGGCCGGCCCTGGCGGGCTGGCAGTTCGCGCGTCGGCCGGGCCGGGCGGCCGGGCCGGTGCTGCTGCTGGTGCTGGCGGTGTCGATCGGGATGCTGGCGATCGGTCAGCGCGCTTCCTGGTCGGCCTCGCAGCACGACCAGGCTTCGTTCGCGACGGCGGGGGGCCTGCGGATATCCGGGTCCTCGCTGCCGGGGGCGGGCCAGGGCGGCACGTACGCGGCGCTGCCGGGCGGCGAGCGCCTGGTGCCGGTGGCGCGGCGGGACAACCCGCTGCCGCACGGCGGGTCGGCGGCGGTGCTGGTGCTGGACGCGAAGCGGGCGGCGGAGCACCTGGACGTCCGGCCGGACCTGTTCGGGGGCCGCAGCGCGGCGCAGGTGTTCGGCCCGCTGGCCTGGTCGCCGAGCGGCGGCCTGGCGCTGCCTGGGGTGCCGCAGCGGATCGAACTGGACGTGGCCAGCACGGTGCTGGCCTCGCGGGACCGGGACGGCAACGACGACACGGCCGCGCCGCGGACGCCGCTGGCGATGTCGCTGCTGCTGCGCGACGGCTTCGGCGTCTCCTACCGGGTGCCCGCGCCGCCGGTTCCGGCGGGCGGGGTGCGGCGGATGACGGTGGACCTGTCGGAGACGGCGGGCGCGCCGAACGGCCGGCTGGCCGGGCCGCTGGCGCTGGTGGGCGTGGCGCTGGACGCGGCGGGTTCGACGGCGGGCGACCTGCGCGGCGAGTTCACGGTGGACCGGGTCGCGGTCGCCGACTCCGCGACCGCGCCGGCCGTCGAGGTGCCCGCCCCGGCGGGCCTGGGCTGGGCGCTGGCGCTGTCCGACGGCCGGGACGCCCGGCAGCCGGGCAGCACCACGAAGGCGTCCGCGGGCGGCGGGCACCTGCTGGACCTGGCGTACACCACCACCATCGACGAGCGTTCCAACTGGCATTTCGCGCTGACCCCGGAGGGCGGGGCGGCCGCACTGCCGGCCGTGCCGGAGCTGACCGCGGTGGCCACCGACTCGTACCTGCGGGCGGTGGGCGCGACGGTCGGCCAGACGCTGCCGGTGCCGTTCGGAACGGCGACCGTCCAGGCCCGGGTGACCGCCTCGGTGGCGGCGCTGCCGACGGTGGACGGCCCGGCCGTCGCGGTCGACCTGGCGGCGCTGGACCGGAGTCTGGACGCGCTCGGCGAGCCGTCGGTCGTCCCGGCGGAGTGGTGGCTGCCCGCGGCCGGACCGGGCGACGACAGCCCGCGGCGGGCCGCGGCGCAGTTGCGGGCCGCGCCGTTCGCGCAGCAGCTGCTGGAGCGGGACGAGGTGACGGACCGCCTGCGCGGGGACCCGCTGGGCGCGGCCCCGCAGTCGGCGCTGGCCGCGCTGGCGGTGGCGGCGGCGCTGCTGGCGGCGATCGGTTTCGCCGCGGCGGCGGTGGGTGCGGCGGCGGAGCGGGCCGGGGAGTTCGCGGTGCTGATGGCGCTGGGTTCGCCGCGCCGGGTGCTGCTGCGGACGGTGGCGGCGGAGCAGGGGGTGCTGGCGCTGCTGGGCCTGGGCACCGGTCTGCTGCTGGGCGCGCTGCTGGTTCACCTGGTGGTGCCGCTGGTGGTGTTGACGCCGGCGGCGCGGCGGCCGCTGCCGGAGGTGCTGGTGCGGCTCCCGCTGGACCAGGTGTCCCTGTTGGCGGTGGTGGTGGCGGCGGCGCTGGTGGTGCCGGCGCTGCTGGCCGGGCGCCGCAACCGTGATCTGACGGCCCGTCTGCGGCACGTGGAGGAGATGTGA
- a CDS encoding ABC transporter ATP-binding protein, with the protein MSTEHASGGADTPSLQELQRAALAAAAPSRYGADAAIACDRVVKIFTADKVEVQALQGLDLLVDRGDLIALVGASGSGKSTLLNILAGLDVPTAGSASVAGCDLLAMTAKERLRYRREVVGFVWQQTARNLLPFLTAAQNVALPMQLRGERSTPAANRRRRARVAELLDALDIGELAHRRPAQLSGGQQQRVAIAVAMANDPTVLLADEPTGELDTETAAGIFEAFRTVNRELGATVVIVTHDPMVAGEVRRSVAIRDGRTSTEVLRRTEIDEHGREQVSEREYVMLDRTGRVQLPAAFLTALGMQHRVAVDLAPDHIEVRADDSAR; encoded by the coding sequence TTGAGCACCGAGCACGCGTCGGGCGGCGCGGACACCCCGAGCCTGCAGGAGCTGCAGCGCGCCGCGCTGGCGGCGGCCGCGCCGAGCCGGTACGGGGCGGACGCGGCGATCGCCTGCGACCGGGTGGTGAAGATCTTCACCGCGGACAAGGTGGAGGTGCAGGCCCTGCAGGGCCTGGACCTGCTGGTCGACCGGGGCGACCTGATCGCCCTGGTCGGGGCGTCCGGCAGCGGCAAGTCGACGCTGCTGAACATCCTCGCGGGCCTGGACGTGCCGACCGCGGGTTCGGCCTCGGTGGCGGGCTGCGACCTGCTGGCGATGACCGCGAAGGAACGCCTGCGCTACCGCCGCGAGGTGGTGGGCTTCGTCTGGCAGCAGACCGCCCGCAACCTGCTGCCGTTCCTGACGGCCGCGCAGAACGTGGCGCTGCCCATGCAGTTGCGCGGCGAGCGCTCCACGCCGGCCGCGAACCGCCGCCGCCGGGCCCGGGTGGCGGAGCTGCTGGATGCCCTGGACATCGGCGAGCTGGCCCACCGCCGTCCCGCCCAGCTCTCCGGCGGCCAGCAGCAGCGGGTGGCGATCGCCGTCGCGATGGCCAACGACCCCACGGTGCTGCTCGCCGACGAGCCCACCGGGGAGCTCGACACCGAGACCGCCGCGGGCATCTTCGAGGCCTTCCGCACCGTCAACCGCGAGCTGGGCGCGACCGTCGTCATCGTCACCCACGACCCGATGGTCGCGGGCGAGGTCCGCCGCTCGGTCGCCATCCGCGACGGCCGCACCTCCACCGAGGTGCTGCGCCGCACCGAGATCGACGAGCACGGCCGGGAGCAGGTCAGCGAACGCGAGTACGTCATGCTCGACCGCACCGGCCGCGTCCAGCTCCCCGCCGCCTTCCTCACCGCCCTCGGCATGCAGCACCGGGTGGCCGTCGACCTGGCCCCCGACCACATCGAGGTCCGCGCCGACGACTCCGCCCGCTGA
- a CDS encoding carbohydrate ABC transporter permease, with protein MSPLPLSTALTRRQLRRLPLNLAALAVLATAAFPVYWMVVTAFKPTAEIQAETPAFLPLHPTLEHFSTAVHAPGFGGYWRNSLLVTLGAVLLSLVVALLAAYAVGRLRWRGRRAFLLLVFTAQMAPWEALLIPMYVIARDTDMLDSLSMLTLVYFMTTLPFTIVTLRGFLAAVPAELEEAAQVDGCTRAAAFRRITLPLLAPGLLATSLFGFITAWNEFAFANTLIIKNQDARTLPVWLSSFANVFGTDWGATMAAATLFMLPVLLVFLFLQNKVTTGMTAGAVKG; from the coding sequence ATGAGCCCGCTGCCCCTCTCGACCGCCCTGACCCGCCGTCAGCTGCGCCGCCTGCCGCTCAACCTCGCCGCGCTCGCGGTCCTCGCCACCGCCGCGTTCCCCGTCTACTGGATGGTGGTGACGGCCTTCAAGCCCACCGCCGAGATCCAGGCCGAGACCCCCGCGTTCCTCCCGCTGCACCCGACCCTGGAACACTTCTCCACCGCGGTCCACGCGCCCGGCTTCGGCGGCTACTGGCGCAACAGCCTGCTGGTCACCCTCGGCGCGGTGCTGCTCTCGCTGGTGGTCGCGCTGCTCGCCGCGTACGCCGTCGGCCGGCTGCGCTGGCGCGGACGCCGGGCCTTCCTGCTGCTGGTGTTCACCGCGCAGATGGCCCCGTGGGAGGCGCTGCTGATCCCGATGTACGTGATCGCCCGCGACACCGACATGCTGGACAGCCTCAGCATGCTCACCCTGGTCTACTTCATGACCACCCTCCCCTTCACCATCGTCACCCTGCGCGGCTTCCTGGCCGCCGTGCCCGCCGAACTCGAGGAAGCCGCCCAGGTCGACGGCTGCACCCGGGCCGCCGCCTTCCGCCGCATCACCCTCCCGCTGCTCGCCCCCGGCCTGCTCGCCACCTCGCTCTTCGGCTTCATCACCGCCTGGAACGAGTTCGCGTTCGCCAACACCCTGATCATCAAGAACCAGGACGCCCGGACCCTCCCGGTCTGGCTCTCCTCCTTCGCCAACGTCTTCGGCACCGACTGGGGCGCGACCATGGCCGCCGCCACCCTGTTCATGCTGCCCGTGCTGCTGGTGTTCCTGTTCCTGCAGAACAAGGTCACCACCGGCATGACCGCCGGCGCCGTCAAGGGCTGA
- a CDS encoding NUDIX hydrolase, whose translation MSQYRELVRQARAEGIEAFLVGVVVLDGQRRALMVRRNPDDHFGGLWEFPGGSLEPEEDLPAGAARELAEETGLTGLDLAYLCAADFTGRHGVRFRLFAFTAAVAGRPAVALAEHDAHRWAALDDLPPVGGHHAEILAHLRRS comes from the coding sequence GTGAGCCAGTACCGCGAACTCGTCCGACAGGCCCGCGCGGAGGGCATCGAGGCGTTCCTGGTCGGGGTGGTCGTGCTCGACGGGCAGCGGCGGGCGCTGATGGTCCGCCGCAACCCCGACGACCACTTCGGCGGCCTGTGGGAGTTCCCCGGCGGCTCGCTGGAACCCGAGGAGGACCTGCCGGCCGGGGCGGCCCGCGAACTCGCCGAGGAGACCGGCCTCACCGGGCTCGACCTGGCCTACCTGTGCGCCGCGGACTTCACCGGCCGGCACGGCGTCCGCTTCCGCCTGTTCGCGTTCACCGCCGCCGTGGCCGGCCGCCCGGCGGTCGCCCTCGCCGAGCACGACGCCCACCGCTGGGCGGCGCTGGACGACCTCCCGCCGGTCGGCGGCCACCACGCCGAGATCCTCGCCCACCTCCGGCGGTCGTGA
- a CDS encoding MFS transporter, which produces MSRTGSLIDVRPLRSSPPFRRLLIGRTVSTLGSFMTMVTVMYQVWQSTHSPAWSGAVGLAQALPMVAVGLFAGAWVDRTDRRRAYLLGNAGQAACSLLLAVQGFTGHVPVAAVLGLVALQASFGAIGAPAAGVFVPRLVPKDQVAAALALNQVTGQAMMLLGPALAGLVLGWSGTGVCYLLDAASFAVSFAAAFVLPALPPVGDAARAGLDGVLDGLRFLITHQVVRGALLTDLAATLLAMPAGLFPLVNSERFGGNPRTLGLFLSALAVGGVTATAFSGRLTRLAHPGPAMLAASALWGAALAAFGLTTSAWAGLALLVLAGAADALAVLCRSTIIQTRTPDALLGRVTAAETIVGQAGPQLGNLRAGLVAGWTSGLTALVTGGLLCVAAVAAVGVTTPQLRAREAPAHHPSTPLPAD; this is translated from the coding sequence ATGAGCCGCACCGGCTCGCTGATCGACGTACGTCCCCTGCGCAGCTCGCCGCCGTTCCGGCGGCTGCTGATCGGCCGGACCGTCTCCACCCTCGGCAGCTTCATGACGATGGTCACCGTCATGTACCAGGTGTGGCAGAGCACCCACAGCCCGGCCTGGAGCGGCGCCGTCGGCCTCGCCCAGGCGCTGCCGATGGTCGCCGTCGGCCTGTTCGCCGGCGCCTGGGTCGACCGCACCGACCGCCGCCGCGCCTACCTGCTCGGCAACGCCGGACAGGCCGCCTGCTCGCTGCTGCTCGCGGTCCAGGGCTTCACCGGCCACGTCCCGGTCGCCGCCGTGCTCGGCCTGGTCGCCCTGCAGGCGTCGTTCGGGGCGATCGGCGCACCCGCCGCCGGCGTCTTCGTGCCCCGCCTGGTCCCCAAGGACCAGGTCGCCGCCGCCCTCGCCCTCAACCAGGTCACCGGCCAGGCCATGATGCTGCTCGGCCCCGCCCTGGCCGGCCTGGTGCTCGGCTGGTCCGGCACGGGTGTCTGCTACCTGCTCGACGCCGCCAGCTTCGCGGTCTCCTTCGCGGCCGCGTTCGTGCTGCCCGCGCTGCCCCCGGTCGGCGACGCCGCCCGGGCCGGCCTGGACGGGGTCCTCGACGGGCTGCGCTTCCTGATCACCCATCAGGTGGTCCGCGGCGCCCTGCTCACCGACCTCGCCGCGACCCTGCTGGCGATGCCCGCCGGCCTGTTCCCCCTGGTCAACAGCGAACGCTTCGGCGGCAACCCGCGCACCCTCGGCCTGTTCCTCTCCGCCCTGGCCGTCGGCGGCGTCACCGCCACCGCCTTCTCCGGCCGCCTCACCCGGCTCGCCCACCCAGGGCCCGCGATGCTCGCCGCCTCCGCGCTCTGGGGCGCCGCCCTCGCCGCCTTCGGCCTCACCACATCCGCCTGGGCCGGGCTCGCCCTGCTCGTGCTGGCGGGAGCCGCCGACGCGCTCGCCGTCCTCTGCCGCTCCACCATCATCCAGACCCGCACGCCCGACGCCCTGCTCGGCCGGGTCACCGCCGCCGAGACCATCGTCGGCCAGGCCGGCCCGCAACTCGGCAACCTCCGCGCCGGCCTGGTGGCCGGCTGGACCAGCGGCCTCACCGCCCTGGTCACCGGCGGCCTGCTCTGCGTGGCCGCGGTCGCCGCCGTCGGCGTGACGACCCCTCAACTCCGCGCCCGCGAAGCCCCCGCCCACCACCCGTCCACGCCGCTGCCCGCCGACTGA
- a CDS encoding peptidylprolyl isomerase — protein sequence MKRKSWALLTAAACTLPLALSTAGPAAAAAPAPTCSYTPAVPADNFKGIPVFDAAKAAKPYHATLRTSQGAVTFQALTDRAPCTTWSFRFLAEHDYFDRTHCHRLTTQRLYVLQCGDPTGTGSGGPGYSFPDENLAGATYPAGTVAMANAGPNTNGSQFFIVWKDTELSPNYTPFGRVTAGLDVLQKIAAGGEDDQNGPGDGFPTLPVTIRNVTLAKR from the coding sequence ATGAAGCGCAAGTCCTGGGCCCTGCTGACCGCCGCCGCCTGCACCCTGCCGCTGGCCCTGTCCACCGCCGGCCCCGCCGCGGCCGCCGCGCCCGCCCCCACCTGCAGCTACACGCCGGCCGTGCCCGCCGACAACTTCAAGGGCATCCCGGTGTTCGACGCCGCGAAGGCCGCCAAGCCCTACCACGCCACGCTGCGCACCAGCCAGGGCGCCGTCACCTTCCAGGCCCTCACCGACCGGGCGCCCTGCACCACCTGGTCCTTCCGCTTCCTCGCCGAACACGACTACTTCGACCGCACCCACTGCCACCGCCTCACCACCCAGCGGCTCTACGTCCTGCAGTGCGGCGACCCCACCGGCACCGGCAGCGGCGGCCCCGGCTACTCCTTCCCCGACGAGAACCTCGCCGGCGCCACCTACCCCGCCGGCACCGTCGCGATGGCCAACGCCGGCCCGAACACCAACGGCAGCCAGTTCTTCATCGTCTGGAAGGACACCGAGCTCTCCCCGAACTACACCCCCTTCGGCCGGGTCACCGCCGGCCTCGACGTCCTGCAGAAGATCGCCGCCGGCGGCGAGGACGACCAGAACGGCCCCGGCGACGGCTTCCCCACCCTGCCGGTGACCATCCGCAACGTCACCCTCGCCAAGCGCTGA
- a CDS encoding beta-N-acetylhexosaminidase, whose amino-acid sequence MILPTPVDLVPAAGRFTLTERTTVRADGDAAPVADLLRTLLRPATGLPLAPGADGTVALTLDPAERELGAEGYRLTVDPFQVTLHAARPAGLRHAVQTLRQLLPPEALSARPAPGVEWSLPAVRIVDRPRHAWRGFMIDTARHFQPIDRLLAAVDRIALHKLNVLHLHLTDDQGWRLPVDAYPRLTEIGAGRTRSMLGHAGSTRYDDLPHQGAYTKAELRHLVAYAAERGVTVVPEIDMPGHTRAALAAYPQLGNHPERQLDVWTEWGVCETVLGVHEEVFAFCRAVLDETMELFPSRYVHLGGDECPTVEWETSPAARRKAAELGLAEPAHLRGWFLGRVGRHLLEAGRIPMCWAEADGSTLPVEFTVMPWRDAEHGREAARRGHDIVMAPHRATYLDYPQSEHPEEPLGQAEYVVDLPTAHAHLAAPEHWGEDERAKVLGTQAQLWSEFVTTAEHFDYLAYPRLCAIADRAWNPASDYDRDFLPALAAHRPRLAALGVHHAERG is encoded by the coding sequence GTGATCCTGCCGACCCCGGTCGATCTCGTTCCCGCCGCCGGACGGTTCACCCTCACCGAGCGGACCACCGTTCGGGCGGACGGCGATGCCGCTCCGGTCGCCGACCTGCTGCGGACGCTGCTGCGCCCCGCCACCGGGCTGCCGCTCGCCCCCGGTGCGGACGGGACGGTCGCCCTGACGCTCGACCCCGCGGAGCGCGAGCTCGGGGCGGAGGGCTACCGGCTCACCGTCGACCCGTTCCAGGTGACCCTGCACGCGGCCCGGCCCGCCGGTCTGCGGCACGCCGTCCAGACGCTGCGTCAACTGCTGCCCCCCGAGGCGCTGTCGGCGCGGCCCGCACCCGGCGTCGAGTGGAGCCTGCCCGCCGTCCGGATCGTCGACCGGCCGCGGCACGCCTGGCGCGGGTTCATGATCGACACCGCCCGGCACTTCCAGCCGATCGACCGCCTGCTGGCCGCCGTCGACCGGATCGCCCTGCACAAGCTGAACGTGCTGCACCTGCACCTCACGGACGACCAGGGCTGGCGGCTGCCGGTCGACGCCTACCCGCGGCTCACCGAGATCGGCGCGGGGCGCACCCGCAGCATGCTGGGCCACGCCGGCTCCACCCGGTACGACGACCTGCCGCACCAGGGCGCCTACACCAAGGCCGAGTTGCGGCACCTGGTGGCCTACGCGGCCGAACGGGGCGTCACCGTGGTCCCGGAGATCGACATGCCCGGTCACACCAGGGCCGCCCTCGCCGCCTACCCGCAGCTCGGCAACCACCCCGAGCGGCAGCTCGACGTGTGGACCGAGTGGGGCGTGTGCGAGACCGTGCTCGGCGTGCACGAGGAGGTGTTCGCGTTCTGCCGCGCCGTCCTGGACGAGACGATGGAGCTGTTCCCGTCCCGGTACGTGCACCTCGGCGGCGACGAGTGCCCCACCGTCGAGTGGGAGACCAGCCCCGCCGCCCGCCGCAAGGCCGCCGAACTCGGCCTGGCCGAACCCGCCCACCTGCGCGGCTGGTTCCTCGGCCGGGTCGGCCGCCACCTGCTGGAGGCCGGCCGGATCCCGATGTGCTGGGCCGAGGCCGACGGCTCCACGCTGCCCGTCGAGTTCACCGTGATGCCCTGGCGGGACGCCGAACACGGCCGGGAGGCCGCCCGGCGCGGCCACGACATCGTGATGGCCCCGCACCGCGCCACCTACCTCGACTACCCGCAGAGCGAGCACCCCGAGGAGCCGCTCGGCCAGGCCGAGTACGTGGTCGACCTGCCCACCGCGCACGCCCACCTCGCGGCCCCCGAACACTGGGGCGAGGACGAGCGCGCCAAGGTGCTCGGGACCCAGGCCCAGCTGTGGAGCGAATTCGTCACCACCGCCGAGCACTTCGACTACCTCGCCTACCCGCGGCTGTGCGCCATCGCCGACCGCGCCTGGAACCCCGCCAGCGACTACGACCGGGACTTCCTGCCCGCGCTCGCCGCGCACCGCCCCCGGCTGGCCGCACTCGGCGTCCACCACGCCGAACGCGGCTGA
- a CDS encoding cellulose binding domain-containing protein has protein sequence MSARPRTTSRRARLAAAAAVVAAGLAATALTVAPAHAADAFSVQYRTSASGATADQTEPWLQVTNTGTTTVALNRITLRYYFKADSASTSYRFACSWAVKGCANITGTFGTLANPTATADRYLEIGFTAGAGSLAPGQSTGDMQLRFYRADWQTLTQSDDYSFSGTQTSYADWQKVTLQEDGALIWGTAPAGNNPSPSASSSPSPSPSGSTSTPPVDPNAPVLFDDFSYNTSSDAAIQQHGWTVKSGQGGPGVSGATWSPQDVTFPTVGGSKVLNLRLTTDGTAAGTKETEIQTTARKFKNGTYAARVKFADAPNSGPDGDHINQTFFAFTPLNAPMDPNYSEQDFEYLPNGGWGEQSNIMYETTWETYNPDPWNAVNTHGEQRQSYDGWHLLQFTIDNSNVTYYIDGQVVATHGEPYLPETPQFIDFNHWLIDLNGQTSSTVRSYDQQVDYVYFVKDQVLTPAQVAANVAGLRAAGTAFKDNVS, from the coding sequence GTGTCCGCACGCCCCCGCACCACCAGCCGCCGAGCCCGGCTGGCAGCCGCCGCCGCGGTCGTCGCGGCCGGCCTGGCCGCCACCGCGCTGACCGTCGCCCCGGCGCACGCCGCCGACGCGTTCAGCGTCCAGTACCGCACCAGCGCCTCCGGCGCGACCGCGGACCAGACCGAGCCGTGGTTGCAGGTCACCAACACCGGCACCACCACCGTGGCGCTGAACCGGATCACCCTGCGCTACTACTTCAAGGCGGACAGCGCCTCCACCAGCTACCGCTTCGCCTGCTCCTGGGCGGTCAAGGGCTGCGCCAACATCACCGGCACCTTCGGCACCCTGGCCAACCCCACCGCCACCGCCGACCGCTACCTGGAGATCGGCTTCACCGCCGGCGCCGGCTCGCTCGCCCCCGGCCAGTCCACCGGCGACATGCAGCTGCGCTTCTACCGCGCCGACTGGCAGACCCTCACCCAGTCCGACGACTACTCCTTCTCCGGCACCCAGACCTCCTACGCCGACTGGCAGAAGGTCACCCTGCAGGAGGACGGCGCGCTGATCTGGGGCACCGCCCCGGCCGGCAACAACCCGTCCCCGTCGGCGAGTTCCTCGCCCAGCCCGTCCCCGTCCGGGTCCACTTCCACCCCGCCGGTGGACCCGAACGCCCCCGTGCTGTTCGACGACTTCTCTTACAACACCAGCTCCGACGCGGCGATCCAGCAGCACGGCTGGACCGTCAAGTCCGGACAGGGCGGCCCCGGCGTGTCCGGCGCCACCTGGTCGCCGCAGGACGTGACCTTCCCGACCGTCGGCGGCAGCAAGGTGCTCAACCTGCGGCTGACCACCGACGGCACCGCGGCGGGCACCAAGGAGACCGAGATCCAGACCACCGCGCGGAAGTTCAAGAACGGCACCTACGCGGCCCGCGTCAAGTTCGCCGACGCCCCCAACAGCGGCCCCGACGGCGACCACATCAACCAGACCTTCTTCGCCTTCACCCCGCTGAACGCCCCGATGGACCCCAACTACAGCGAGCAGGACTTCGAGTACCTGCCGAACGGCGGCTGGGGCGAGCAGAGCAACATCATGTACGAGACCACCTGGGAGACCTACAACCCCGACCCGTGGAACGCCGTCAACACCCACGGCGAGCAGCGGCAGTCCTACGACGGCTGGCACCTGCTGCAGTTCACCATCGACAACAGCAACGTCACCTACTACATCGACGGCCAGGTCGTCGCCACCCACGGCGAGCCCTACCTGCCCGAGACCCCGCAGTTCATCGACTTCAACCACTGGCTGATCGACCTCAACGGCCAGACCTCGTCCACGGTGCGCTCCTACGACCAGCAGGTCGACTACGTGTACTTCGTCAAGGACCAGGTGCTGACCCCCGCCCAGGTCGCCGCCAACGTCGCCGGCCTGCGCGCCGCCGGCACCGCGTTCAAGGACAACGTGAGCTGA